ATTATAGTCGTATTAGATGGAAAGTTCAACTCAACAGAGATTACAATACTTACTGCAAcaacaaaggaaaaaagaaaaagagagtacAGTTAAACAAGGGATAAGAAAGCAAATGAAGTTTCGAATGAGCTCTAACAAATACTAACTAAATTGCCAATTACAGAACTGAGTTTCCAAAGGCCCAATAAACACCTCAAAAGAAATTCATGAATAGAAGAACCCCATAAATGGGGTGTATGAGAAAAAGCGGCCCACGATAAAATATGGACGACTCAGAGGAAAACCACCGTTCCTACCTAAGTTACTCCAGAAAAAAAAAAATGTACCAAGCACTCAATATCGAGCAATGTCCTGAAGGCAATCATAGAAATGTGAGATTTGGATCTTCTCTTTGCCAGAATAGATGGCTTCTGCTGTCCCACCATGTTCACCCTGAGCAGCCATTTCGACAACCATGTATAGTTTCTTGATGGGCATCTGTCACAAGACAACACAATCAAGAGTTATTGACCAATCCCTATCATACgcctgaaatttcaatttctctAGGAGTGCCAATATCAGAAGGCGATGAGACAAATATGAACTATTCGTATAGGGAAGAGACATGTATGGAAAGTGTGCTTGTCTGATAGACAGGGAGCAGAGCTTTGAAACTTACGTCATTTAATGCCTCAGCAGCAGAATCAACATCATCATTTGAGAAGACATTAAGTTGTTGTAACACCtgcaaataacatcaaaacatcaATACTTGGGCGGTATAGAATAGGGATGACAGTAGGTCAGACATCTCCAGTAACTGCACCAATGAACTAGAGTTCAAGAGTTCTAACTCATCACCAAGGAATTTGGTAGGACATCTCCAATAATTGAACCAATGAACTAGAAATCAAGAGTCAATACATATACCAAGGAAAAACAAAGTATACAGCCTACTGATGATGAGAAATCTTCTCAAATCACCAACTCATTTGCTCCACAGTTTGTTCAAGACAAAAAGTAAAATGGAACCTGAGAGCTCAATAGATAAAGATATATTGACAAATTTAGCGGCATCAATGACAAAAGCCACTGTTTTGTTACACCGTCAGAATTCACAAGCTATTATTCAGTAATCTTCTTGCCACGACGATTCTGGTTCAGTGGGAGGTGAAGTATTCTTTTGTAAGGAGTTTATTGGCCACTAGCACTGGATTACCTTATCTGGGAATACCTAATTGCGATGTCCTAGTTAAGCTTTTCTGCACCTACCTGCTCTACAAAAAAATAGGATTTCCTTTTTTCCTTTCAACATATGGCATCCAATATAAGAATTTATTTGGAGTTTCATTGCTCTTTAGTCTTCACAGTCCAACTATTATGGTTTGACGTAACAGATGGCTATATACCGTTTTCTTTCATATAAAAGTTTCATTCTTCATGTTAGAACTATGGGCTATTCAACTAGAAAATGAATTTTCATTATGAAACATCAACATCTTGGCAGTTTGGATGCCCTCTTACCTTCTTGGCATCTTCTGTCTTTAGTGTTGGAACATGGTATGTGACCGAGAAAGCATCACAAAGGCCAACCGAGTCCAAGAAACCGGCCTCACTAGTAGTTCCAATCACGAGAATTTTTTTACCCTGTAACATGAAACCCGCCGTAAGAATCATCAGCAAAAAGCAGAGTTGCATATGTAGCCACAACGTAATTAAAATCCAGCTCATAAAAAAGCAGTAGGTCATCATCAGTATGTGTCTTGGGCGTTCTAGTCCATCGGTTTCTTAAGTTTATCTGTACTTTTCTTCCAATGGAGGCAAAAATCAAAACAACTAGAGAACTTGATGGGTTCAAGATAGAAATGGGATAAATTCTTTCACACCCCACCCCAAGAAAAACTTTACAAGGCATGTAGGTGCGGCACAAGACTCTTTAACATTGATTTGGTTTTCAGCTTCCGGGCAATTATTATGTAGGAATTAGTCAAGTATCAAGAGCGAGAGGTCATCGCTTCATGGGTGAAGCCATGAAGCCACACGTTTCAGATAAGTTTGTGCTTCAAACAATGACATGCAAAGTGTTCTGAATGAGAAAAGGTTGATTCTTTGAATCTCAACTTTGAAGAGTTGGATTATATTGGCATTATTGTATATTGAATTTAGTTATTTAACTGAAATTTGATAATTATAGTACTAAGTTCGTATATGTATGGAATTTTGAATTTAGCGTGTAACTTTTCGCTTCAAGCCCCGTGGACTTCATTGCTTTTTTGCGCTTCTTTTGTAAAAATACTTCGGGGCACATTTATTTTGAAGTCACCACATAAGCATTTCCAGAAAACCTCTTAAGCACTCCTTTCTATCCTTTGCTTTGATACCCTTAAGTTATCTGATGCATGTCCATGAGCCTTTCCAACCCACACACACGGGGGTGGGAAAAGAAGCAAACATGCAATTATAGTACCAAATGAGCATCTTGAAATATAATACTGAATAATTATGAAGAAATACCTTAGGTGGAAGCCGTTTGAGGAGCACCAACAGTGTTTGAGAAATCAAATTTGAAAACCGAGGGCCAATTGCAACATATTCCAGAAGCCTGCACAGGTACATGCATGATAAACACATCATAATGCATTTGAAGGCTATTTACCTAGTATCAGAAAATTTACCTTTCAATGCCATCAAGGACGACTATGCTAAGTGGTGACTTGTACGCATCCTCAAATACCTACCACATATTAGCACAAGACATAGTTAATAACTAAAATGCAAGTAATAATATGCACCGGTATATACAAAGGCATCTATCTTTTAGCTGATCATACTAAAGTGATGTGCAAGCTTAACGTGTGTACCTTTACAATCTGAGCACATTTGCTGCTTTCACTGAGCCCAATCATAGTTTCAGCAGAAATCTAACAATCACAGGGGAAAGAGGCAAAAAGAGATGGGTTTAAGAGTGAGAATTTGTAATTAATCTCCAGAAAATGTACAAGTTCCCAATATTTAGTAACTTACTATCTTGACATAGGGAAAATCACTTTCAATTCCAACTGTTGCTGCCATTGCAGTTTTGCCACTGTCCAAGGAACGGAAAGACTCAAGATAAATGACCACATAAAAAACAAGAATAACACAAGCTTCTACCTTCCACTTGGGCCTTCCAGAAGACAAGTAATAAGGGGGCTCCCCCTGCTGACTTTAACTTGTTCTGCCAATAGCATAGTTCTTCTGTAGATGTGTTGATGTCGTTCGCCACAGTCCACAATGCCATTAAGTCTGAAAAATGTTGTCGTTAAGCCACCTTCATGCAGCAAGTTAAGCAAAGTTCTACAAACCTTAAACTAGACTCCAGTGGTGACAATTTTATTCAACATCAAGTTATCATTTCCTTACGTATATCCAAGATCCGACAGACTAGTTTCTTCACTTAAGCCACCAAGAACACATATACTTCTCCCAACTATTGAACTTTAAGTCTCTCCCACTGTAAGCCCTTCATACTGACCCCCCATCAATACATAGGAGACAAGTACATTTAGCATCAACACAGTACATCCCTTTCTCAGGAAAATTTTGTACTaaacttttttcttctttttgtactGTCAAGCCCGATAATCCTACAAGCATTGCATGAGAGCTAACCTTGGAGAAAGAAAAAAGGACTATGTACAATTTTGGAAATAGATTTTATCTttaacaattcacgaaatactaCCAATTGGCTGCACACTAGGAACAGGAAAACTAACCTGCAACGTTCAAGGTCATCAGTGGAAGCACCAAATGCAGGTCTTACTTCACCAAGGGCATGCAAAAAGTCATCCATAGTGACTTTTATACTCTCCTCATCCACTGGTTTAGTAAGATCATCCATGCTTAGCTGCCTGTTCAATGCAAAGGATACAGCACTTTTGACTACACCTTCAAGCTCAGCACCACTATAATTTTTTGTCCTTGCGGCTGCACGCAAAGGGAAATGGGGGAAAACTCTAAGAATTCCATAGAACCACTGTAGGTTAGTAGACTAAACAAAGTAACAGAAGTCAGAAGTAACACAGAAACACCTTCAATTCAACATTATATCTTTGAAAGAAAAATCAAGTTGAATCAGGGATAGAAGTATATAACAGGATTTTAGTAATATCATCATCTATTTTAAAAGAGCCATATATCAAAAGCCATCATAACATGCTTGCTGTGGTGACCACATACCAAGTTCTTGCAAGTTCACATCAGGGGAAAGAAAGGAATTCTCTTTCATCTGGTTTGTATGAATCTGGAGAATTTGCAGTCGACCATTTTCATCAGGAAGGCTTATCTCCACTTGGACTTCTAGTCGTCCTGGCCTATATCAATATCGAACTTAATAATGCACCATAAAACATTACTTAATCTCAAAGAAATACTGACACCAAAAACATTTGTATAATCTTCagcaaaaaaaaaagagacaaaAATGACACAAGAGACCATGGTTACCTCATAAGTGCTTCATCAAGCAGATCTTTCCTATTTGTCATTCCAATGAGCAAAACATTATTCAGAGATTCCACCCCGTCTATCTAAAGTGCAAGAAACAATCAACCAGATTGAATCAATAACAGCTAACAGCATTCTACTGTTGCATATAGCCACTCTAATCTCTGCAAACACAACTAGAAAGTATTGTGCATACCTTAGTGAGAAGCTGGTTAACAATGCTGTCATGTACACCAGTTCCATCTCTAGTTGATCCTCTAGACTGCATAACAACAAAAGCTTCATATTAAGAAACTAAATCTACATAATCAACTGCAGATGAATATCGTGATAAGGTAGTGAATGGATCCGCAAGCTTGGTGAACATTTGCTCACGTACAGAGTGCATTAGCACAAAATGACTTGTAATAATGCCCAGTATCAATCATAGTATCATACAAGTAGACTGCAGACAACTTAAGGGTGTACCAATCAACTAAAGCAACAAGCTAAGGATAACTTATTTAGATTCAGTAGTCAAATGCTGATATTTACATCTATGCAACAAAATTAACATCTGGAACTTATTGCCCATGGCAGTATCCCATGGGTGAAACATGTATTGGTACACGACCCACTCCTACAAACTTCTAATTTTACAACCAGCAGCTCGTATAAGAGCCTCTGAAGCACTTTctcagaaagaaaagaaaaaaaaaagagaagccgTTGAACCAATAACAGAAAATCAAATGGGATATGATCAATGCACGGGTAATAATCTCAAAAAATCAAATAGAATTCAAGAGGTTCCCACCTTACAGATTGCATCAATCTCGTCAAAAATGATAACATGCAGTTCACTTTGGTCACCtggaaatacaaaaataacagaTTACAATAACAAGTTTAAACCCCAAAATATTCATTTCCATGATAGCTCCCTTACCTTTGGTTCTTTGGTCCTGCTCAGCATCAGCAAACAAATCCCTCACATTTTTTTCTGTTTCACCGACAAACTTGCTTAATACTTCTGGTCCATTGACAATCTACAACAGAAAAAAACAAGAAGCACATAGACAATCAAGATTGCCAAACAAGTAAAATATTGAATATTGCTTGCTTCCAGAGTAACAACGATAACAAGGAGAAAATAAATGAGTAGGGCTTGCATGAACCTACCTTTGGTTCCTTGCCATTTAGCATTTTTCCAATCTGCCGAGCCATTAGAGTCTTCCCTGTACCAGGAGGTCCATAGAGCAGCATTCCCTTGACATGCTTGATACCAAGCCTGAAAATCAATTTCATCGCAAAGCCAAGGCCAAGTGAGGAATTAATTGTACTACATCTTGTCTTCAGGAAACAAACTCAAATTCATGAAAAGAAAAGGAATTTTAGTTATTTAGCAAGAATTTTCCATACTTGCTGGTCACATGTGGAGGGAAAACCCTGGAAGCAAAAGCTCTTCGAAATATATCAGCAAACTCTGCACTCAGACCACCTATACCCAATGATTGAAGATTGAATTCTTTCTGTCTAAAGATGCTGCTGCTAGCAGCTTCACGCTGGTTGACAATCTGCATTGAAGTCAGTTGCAGCAAGAACCAAATCAAAAGGACTCCAATAAACATGAAGGAAGCCATTATCTATTGGCAACTTTTTGCCTCCCGTATATTACTTAAAGACGGAAAGAAGTAACCTTTATTCCACTAGAGTTTGCAGCTTCAAATATAATGTATGTGTCAGCTGAAATCATCCCTCTTTCGATATTAGATTTTTCTTGCCCCTCCACAGTAGCTTGATTCACGGTGAATATATAACCATTGCCATGATACTCAAATGTCACCTTTTGCCCAGTTGACATAATCTGCGTAATGAAGTTAACGATTCATAAATAAGTTACTTTCATCAGAACTATAGACTTGGAACATCTGCTGCAGCTTAATTGGTAAGCCTTGGAGCTAGAGGTCCACTTTATCATTCTCTAATAGCATTTTAAAGGCAACACCATACTGGAGCACCAATACTCAAACAGCCTAGTAATCCCCAGCAATTTACAAAGACACCTCTAGATCCTCTGAACCGTGCCCTAGTCCACTAAAAAAGACAAAGTATCCTAGAATTTAGCAAGATTATTCCGAAACCACCATAAACCAATCCAAGATTATTACTAGACCACCCTAAGACTCCATTTGTTGTTATTAAGATTAAGATGTCTCAATCAGCATACACATCTGATTATTAAGATGCTGTACATGGATCAGAACACTGGATAATTAAAATTGCTTATTTTCTCACATTTGAATGTAGATAATAtacatttaattaaaaattaatgtatatggaattcaaataaattaataataaatactatatccacTAAATACTAGAGaaatattaatttacatggtgtTGTATAATTTATTTCTATGAACCACACTCTAAAAGCTAACGACAAACTATGGTGGTGGTGGTCGGCCATGATGGTTGTAAGGTGGAAGCTAGTGGTCGTGGTTGGTCGAGGAGACCGGAGATGGTGGTTCTGCAGCGGTAGACGGCAGTGGTGGTGTTGTGGTAACCAAAGGTGATAGATGTATGATGGTAGTTGATGGTGACCAACAGTGGAGGTGGTTGGTAGTAGTGGTTTTGCAATGGAGGCTGGTGGAGAGGTTGTTGGTCATTTGGTCTTAATTTTGTTGATTCCACCTGACATCCTCAAGGCAATTCCATATTTATCTTTTGATTAATAAAAGCAGACAACAGACATGTAAATTGTAAGATGAATAAGTCCAGCCAATCTACTCATATACATGTCAGTCATTTTCTCTCAAGCGCTCATTAATGTGAAGTGGACACTAAAACATGGATATGATTCAAAGACAAAAGTATT
The DNA window shown above is from Nicotiana tomentosiformis chromosome 8, ASM39032v3, whole genome shotgun sequence and carries:
- the LOC104117416 gene encoding vesicle-fusing ATPase yields the protein MAGRFGSGASTMIVTNTPAKDLAYTNCAYCSPADLRNFLVPGSKLAYALIADAFVLTLAAHDAIPNGHLGLNAIQRRYAKVSTGDTISVNRFVPPDDFNLALLTLDLEFVKKGTKDEQVDAVSLANQVRKRFANQIMSTGQKVTFEYHGNGYIFTVNQATVEGQEKSNIERGMISADTYIIFEAANSSGIKIVNQREAASSSIFRQKEFNLQSLGIGGLSAEFADIFRRAFASRVFPPHVTSKLGIKHVKGMLLYGPPGTGKTLMARQIGKMLNGKEPKIVNGPEVLSKFVGETEKNVRDLFADAEQDQRTKGDQSELHVIIFDEIDAICKSRGSTRDGTGVHDSIVNQLLTKIDGVESLNNVLLIGMTNRKDLLDEALMRPGRLEVQVEISLPDENGRLQILQIHTNQMKENSFLSPDVNLQELAARTKNYSGAELEGVVKSAVSFALNRQLSMDDLTKPVDEESIKVTMDDFLHALGEVRPAFGASTDDLERCRLNGIVDCGERHQHIYRRTMLLAEQVKVSRGSPLITCLLEGPSGSGKTAMAATVGIESDFPYVKIISAETMIGLSESSKCAQIVKVFEDAYKSPLSIVVLDGIERLLEYVAIGPRFSNLISQTLLVLLKRLPPKGKKILVIGTTSEAGFLDSVGLCDAFSVTYHVPTLKTEDAKKVLQQLNVFSNDDVDSAAEALNDMPIKKLYMVVEMAAQGEHGGTAEAIYSGKEKIQISHFYDCLQDIARY